In Sulfolobales archaeon, a single genomic region encodes these proteins:
- a CDS encoding UPF0147 family protein — MEAQKRAQNEAKIKEALMLLMGIVNDSQVPRNIRRAAIQAIKILQETSLTPGVRAANAVSILDEVSQDPNMPTHARNLLWQIATRLETVKD; from the coding sequence ATCGAGGCCCAGAAGAGGGCTCAGAATGAGGCTAAGATTAAGGAGGCCCTCATGCTCCTCATGGGTATTGTAAACGATTCCCAGGTTCCCAGGAATATCAGGAGGGCTGCTATACAGGCTATAAAGATCCTCCAGGAGACGAGTCTAACCCCTGGTGTTAGAGCTGCTAACGCTGTTAGCATTTTGGACGAGGTTAGCCAGGATCCCAACATGCCTACCCATGCTAGGAACCTCCTATGGCAGATCGCTACCAGGCTCGAGACTGTTAAGGACTAG